A region of Haliotis asinina isolate JCU_RB_2024 chromosome 7, JCU_Hal_asi_v2, whole genome shotgun sequence DNA encodes the following proteins:
- the LOC137291026 gene encoding neuroligin-4, X-linked-like, whose amino-acid sequence MCCMRARHRQDNRPWLISVGKSNWFIYTPALSVSFQFFSFLKNMFGCVVLACLATFCVGTDVILKTKQGQLRGTRTEYFSDEFVDVYNGIPYALPPVGARRFRPPSPAVAWSGVRDARSPRHICPQVHSKPHSTQDEDCLFLNVYTWKSKAFTTPPLPVMVLIHGGAFNEGGGSLFRCNALALHSVVVVTINYRLGALGFLATDDDASPGNYGMLDQVMALKWVRDNIADFGGDPKQVTVFGESAGAVSTSLHLISPHSKGLLDAAITESGVSLSEWGFRTSQDRPSPLDQARALGQRVGCSETNTTLLVECLHKVDAKRLTVNDLTKAENRLVWSPVVETVYGFLPDTPQMLIGKGNAASVPVMRGVNKDELAAKIAWFHGISAGMSLKSAAAFIQQNIQRAFASNQQAVQEAIEKVYLSDVQPSEHDVIRSRIIQMLSDRAFYVPTVVETEKQARRGGSPVYLYEFDYRSPRDSKPVWEGVPHAAELPYVFGAPLLGGSAWTEYDKAITSRVMGYWTNFAKHGDPSYGHVTWKPFTMKEKGYLSIGNSSVMKYDPRSAEVKLWTEVIPKLSQSQSVIIG is encoded by the exons ATGTGCTGTATGCGAGCGCGCCACAGACAAGATAACCGACCCTGGCTTATATCGGTAGGCAAAAGTAACTGGTTTATCTACACTCCTGCCTTATCGGTCTCATTTCagtttttttcatttctgaaaaatatgtttggCTGTGTGGTGTTGGCGTGTTTGGCTACGTTTTGTGTCGGGACAGACGTCATTTTGAAGACCAAGCAGGGTCAGCTACGAGGGACGAGGACTGAGTACTTCAGTGACGAATTTGTAGACGTATACAATGGAATACCGTACGCCCTTCCTCCTGTAG GTGCCAGGAGGTTCAGGCCCCCATCCCCAGCCGTGGCGTGGTCAGGTGTAAGGGACGCCCGATCTCCTCGACACATCTGCCCCCAAGTGCACAGCAAGCCCCACTCCACCCAGGACGAGGACTGTCTGTTCCTTAATGTTTATACCTGGAAG TCCAAGGCCTTCACAACTCCACCGCTTCCAGTAATGGTGCTTATCCACGGGGGAGCGTTCAATGAAGGAGGTGGATCTCTGTTCCGATGCAATGCTTTGGCACTTCATTCAGTGGTTGTTGTCACTATCAACTATAGACTGGGTGCACTAG GTTTCTTAGCAACCGACGACGACGCCTCTCCTGGTAATTATGGTATGTTGGATCAAGTGATGGCGTTGAAGTGGGTGAGAGACAATATCGCAGATTTTGGCGGGGATCCTAAGCAGGTGACGGTATTTGGCGAAAGCGCGGGAGCTGTGAGCACGTCGTTGCATCTGATATCCCCTCACTCCAAAG GCTTACTGGACGCCGCCATCACCGAGAGCGGAGTGTCCCTGTCGGAATGGGGATTCAGAACCAGTCAGGACAGACCATCTCCCCTTGACCAAGCACGGGCCTTGGGCCAAAGGGTTGGATGCTCAGAAACAAACACGACCCTTTTGGTTGAGTGTCTCCACAAAGTTGACGCTAAAAGGCTGACAGTCAATGATTTAACG AAAGCCGAGAATCGCCTCGTGTGGTCCCCTGTGGTGGAGACCGTGTATGGGTTCCTTCCCGACACTCCCCAGATGCTGATCGGCAAGGGGAACGCAGCCAGCGTACCCGTTATGAGAGGGGTGAACAAGGACGAACTTGCCGCAAAGATTG CCTGGTTCCATGGAATATCTGCCGGCATGTCGCTGAAATCTGCAGCTGCGTTTATACAACAGAATATTCAGCGTGCCTTTGCGTCCAACCAGCAAGCCGTGCAAGAAGCAATCGAGAAGGTGTACCTCAGTGACGTCCAGCCGTCGGAACACGATGTCATCCGTTCACGCATCATCCAG ATGCTGTCTGACCGAGCCTTCTACGTACCCACCGTCGTGGAGACGGAAAAACAGGCAAGGCGAGGGGGAAGCCCAGTCTACTTGTATGAGTTTGACTACCGCTCTCCACGAGACAGCAAGCCAGTATGGGAAG GTGTCCCCCACGCGGCTGAACTACCCTATGTGTTCGGAGCTCCGCTTCTAGGGGGAAGTGCCTGGACCGAGTATGATAAGGCTATTACGAGTAGGGTCATGGGCTACTGGACGAATTTTGCAAAGCACGG GGACCCATCTTATGGTCACGTGACGTGGAAGCCTTTCACCATGAAGGAGAAGGGGTACCTGTCTATCGGTAACTCTTCAGTAATGAAGTATGACCCGAGGTCAGCGGAAGTGAAACTGTGGACGGAAGTTATCCCCAAACTGTCGCAGTCCCAGAGTGTGATCATTGGATGA